In Aggregatibacter sp. 2125159857, one DNA window encodes the following:
- the trpE gene encoding anthranilate synthase component I, translated as MSSAFIQTFTQNVAYHSDPTAIFATLCENKPNTLLLESAEISSKNSLKSLLLVNAAMKISCLGQRVTFHTLSDNGAAVLPLIAQKLSAQVNVTSQTSTELQVEFKPADNNADEDSKLLAHGIFDGLRCFTELYQASTLPVFLGGLFAYDLVANFIPMENITLQDDGITCPDYCFYLAEQLLVIDHQLQQAELQTFCFAQNALATLQQNAQHIAKKLLEIRPHLSLKPASTEVAINLDDDKFKKIIERLKQHIYCGDVFQIVPSRRFSLECPNTLATYRQLKQNNPSPYMFFIQDEEFTLFGASPESALKYSQTTRQLEIYPIAGSRPRGFDADGNIDPELDSRLELELRLDHKEQAEHLMLVDLARNDIARVCESKTRHVKDLMQVDRYSHIMHLVSRVVGKLRPELDALHAYQACMNMGTLTGAPKIKAMQLIYQFEQQKRHSYGGAVGYLQSDGNFDTCIVIRSAFVQNGIAHVQAGCGTVLDSDLQMEADETRHKARAVINAIVQTNKKANQ; from the coding sequence ATGTCATCTGCTTTTATTCAAACATTCACACAAAACGTCGCTTATCACAGCGACCCTACCGCCATTTTCGCCACCTTATGTGAAAACAAACCGAATACGCTACTGTTAGAATCTGCCGAAATTTCCAGCAAAAACAGTCTGAAAAGTTTATTACTCGTTAACGCGGCCATGAAAATTTCCTGTTTGGGACAACGCGTCACTTTTCATACGTTGAGCGACAACGGTGCCGCCGTGTTGCCGTTAATTGCACAAAAACTTTCAGCACAGGTAAACGTAACATCCCAAACAAGCACCGAACTGCAAGTGGAATTCAAACCTGCCGACAATAATGCAGACGAAGACAGTAAATTATTGGCACACGGCATTTTCGACGGGTTGCGTTGTTTCACCGAACTTTATCAGGCAAGCACCTTGCCGGTTTTTTTAGGCGGGTTATTCGCCTATGACTTGGTGGCAAATTTTATTCCGATGGAAAACATCACTTTGCAAGATGATGGCATTACCTGCCCGGATTATTGCTTTTATTTAGCAGAACAATTACTGGTGATCGACCATCAATTGCAACAAGCGGAATTACAAACCTTTTGTTTTGCACAAAATGCGTTGGCGACACTGCAGCAGAACGCCCAACACATTGCCAAAAAACTCTTGGAAATTCGACCGCACTTGAGCCTCAAACCGGCTTCTACCGAGGTTGCCATTAATTTAGATGATGATAAATTCAAAAAAATTATTGAACGCCTGAAGCAACATATTTATTGCGGCGACGTGTTCCAAATCGTGCCGTCCCGTCGTTTCTCCCTTGAATGCCCGAATACGCTGGCGACTTATCGTCAGTTAAAACAAAACAATCCAAGCCCGTATATGTTCTTTATTCAAGACGAGGAGTTCACTCTATTCGGTGCTTCACCGGAAAGTGCCTTGAAATATTCGCAAACTACCCGTCAGTTGGAAATCTACCCGATTGCCGGCTCCCGTCCGCGCGGCTTTGATGCTGACGGCAATATCGATCCCGAATTAGATTCTCGCTTGGAACTGGAATTGCGTTTGGATCATAAAGAACAAGCGGAACATTTGATGTTAGTAGATTTAGCCCGTAACGACATCGCCCGTGTGTGTGAAAGTAAAACCCGCCATGTGAAAGATTTAATGCAGGTGGATCGTTATTCGCACATTATGCACCTTGTTTCTCGCGTTGTAGGTAAACTTCGCCCTGAACTGGATGCGCTACACGCCTACCAGGCTTGTATGAACATGGGCACGCTAACCGGTGCACCGAAAATCAAAGCCATGCAGTTAATTTATCAATTTGAACAACAAAAACGCCACAGTTACGGCGGTGCCGTAGGCTATCTGCAATCTGACGGTAATTTTGATACCTGTATCGTGATTCGCTCTGCCTTCGTGCAAAACGGTATTGCCCATGTGCAAGCCGGTTGCGGTACGGTGTTGGATTCCGACCTGCAAATGGAAGCCGATGAAACCCGTCACAAAGCCCGCGCGGTCATCAACGCCATCGTACAAACCAATAAGAAAGCGAATCAATAG
- the yfaE gene encoding class I ribonucleotide reductase maintenance protein YfaE encodes MKIHLLRRQQIIEHDNALPLLTRLEQLGIQHEYQCRSGYCGACRVKLKKGRVSYKEPPLAFLLEDEILLCCCHVEEDLEIDL; translated from the coding sequence ATGAAAATTCACTTATTACGACGCCAACAAATTATTGAACACGATAATGCCCTTCCCCTATTAACACGTTTAGAACAGCTCGGCATTCAACATGAATATCAATGCCGCAGCGGTTATTGTGGCGCGTGTCGGGTTAAATTAAAAAAAGGTCGGGTTTCCTACAAAGAGCCGCCCCTTGCGTTTTTATTGGAAGATGAAATCTTGCTTTGTTGCTGCCACGTAGAAGAAGATTTAGAAATCGATTTATAA